The following are from one region of the Halomonas qaidamensis genome:
- a CDS encoding MBL fold metallo-hydrolase, with protein MNIFAHSDHTAMGTPDVAGFFDPRTFSVQYVVSDPVTKQCAIIDPVLDFDEKSGATATHHADELLAYINKKGLSVVWILDTHPHADHFSAAQYLKEKTGAPTAIGQHVTKVQALWKEIYHWPDMPTDGRQWDTLFAEGDTFTIGELKARVMYSPGHTLASITYVIGDAAFVHDTLFQPDFGTARADFPGGDASVLWASIQQILALPAATRLFTGHDYMPDGREPQWESTVAEQRDCNPHLAGVSETDYVALRHKRDSELPMPKLILHSLQVNARGGRLPEPEANGKRYLKIPLDALEGAAWD; from the coding sequence ATGAATATCTTTGCGCATTCTGATCATACCGCCATGGGGACGCCTGATGTTGCCGGTTTTTTTGATCCGCGCACCTTTAGCGTCCAGTACGTGGTCAGTGACCCCGTAACGAAGCAGTGTGCCATTATCGACCCTGTCTTAGATTTTGATGAGAAATCAGGGGCAACGGCGACCCACCATGCTGACGAATTGCTGGCCTATATCAATAAAAAAGGTTTATCAGTGGTGTGGATACTGGATACCCATCCTCATGCTGATCACTTCTCTGCAGCACAATATTTGAAAGAAAAAACCGGCGCTCCAACGGCGATTGGCCAGCACGTCACCAAGGTGCAGGCGCTGTGGAAAGAGATTTACCACTGGCCTGATATGCCCACCGATGGACGCCAGTGGGATACGTTGTTTGCCGAAGGCGATACATTCACAATTGGCGAGCTAAAGGCTCGAGTTATGTACTCCCCAGGCCATACGCTTGCGTCTATTACGTATGTGATCGGCGATGCGGCATTTGTTCACGATACGCTCTTTCAACCTGATTTCGGCACTGCACGAGCGGACTTTCCCGGCGGAGATGCCAGCGTGCTATGGGCGTCTATTCAGCAAATTCTGGCGCTTCCAGCCGCTACTCGCTTGTTTACCGGCCATGATTATATGCCCGATGGTCGAGAGCCTCAGTGGGAAAGTACGGTGGCGGAGCAACGCGATTGCAACCCGCATCTAGCAGGTGTCAGTGAAACGGACTATGTCGCTTTACGTCATAAACGTGATAGCGAACTACCGATGCCTAAGCTAATCCTGCACTCTTTGCAGGTGAACGCCCGAGGTGGCCGATTGCCAGAGCCAGAGGCCAACGGTAAGCGTTATTTAAAAATTCCACTGGATGCGCTGGAGGGAGCTGCTTGGGATTAA
- a CDS encoding peroxiredoxin, with amino-acid sequence MSNDTIQPVMPQINRPAPDFTAKTTHGEKSLSDYRGKWLVLFAHPSDFTPVCTTEFSAFANYADQFNAVNTELLGLSIDSIHSHIAWTRSIKENFGVEITFPIIADLSMKVANAYGMIQPGASDTAAVRATFVIDPEGVLRAMLYYPMSNGRSVEEVLRLVKSLQTSDEHGVATPEAWLPGQPVIVPPPHTTHDAEARQSEGYEYTDWYFCKKSV; translated from the coding sequence ATGTCGAACGATACTATTCAGCCCGTTATGCCCCAGATTAACCGTCCGGCTCCGGATTTCACGGCTAAAACAACACACGGTGAAAAGTCGTTAAGTGACTATCGTGGGAAGTGGCTAGTTCTTTTTGCCCATCCGTCTGATTTTACGCCGGTATGCACCACAGAGTTTTCGGCCTTTGCAAACTACGCTGATCAGTTCAACGCGGTGAATACAGAGTTACTGGGGTTGTCTATCGACAGTATCCATTCGCATATCGCATGGACCCGCAGCATCAAGGAGAACTTTGGTGTTGAGATTACCTTCCCGATCATTGCTGATTTGAGCATGAAAGTGGCCAACGCCTACGGCATGATTCAGCCAGGCGCTAGTGATACAGCGGCGGTACGTGCCACCTTTGTAATTGATCCAGAAGGCGTTTTGCGGGCGATGCTGTACTACCCAATGAGTAATGGCCGCTCCGTAGAGGAAGTGCTTCGCTTGGTTAAGTCATTACAAACCAGTGACGAGCATGGCGTTGCAACGCCTGAAGCTTGGTTGCCGGGTCAACCCGTTATCGTGCCGCCTCCCCACACGACTCACGATGCTGAGGCTCGTCAATCAGAAGGCTACGAATACACCGACTGGTACTTCTGCAAGAAATCCGTTTAA
- a CDS encoding Dps family protein, whose protein sequence is MSSNNTIGLKKASASQVAKKLNELLANYQIFYMNVRGYHWNVKGRQFFQLHEKFEELYTDLLTKVDEVAERILTLGHQPVHAYSDYVKIAKIQEDKNVQDGETCVRGVLQGYQVLIELQRELLSLASNAEDEGTAAQAGDYIREQEKTVWMLTSHLS, encoded by the coding sequence ATGAGCAGTAACAATACTATTGGCCTGAAAAAAGCTAGTGCTAGTCAGGTGGCCAAGAAGCTCAACGAGCTACTTGCTAACTATCAAATTTTCTATATGAACGTGCGTGGATATCATTGGAATGTAAAAGGTCGTCAGTTTTTTCAGCTTCATGAGAAATTTGAGGAGCTTTACACAGACCTGCTAACTAAGGTCGATGAAGTTGCTGAGCGCATTCTCACTCTTGGCCACCAACCAGTACATGCCTACAGTGATTACGTCAAAATTGCCAAGATCCAAGAGGATAAAAATGTCCAAGACGGCGAGACATGCGTACGTGGGGTACTCCAGGGCTATCAGGTCTTAATTGAGCTACAGCGTGAGCTTCTATCATTGGCTTCAAATGCTGAGGATGAAGGAACAGCTGCCCAAGCCGGTGACTATATCCGCGAGCAGGAAAAGACCGTGTGGATGCTTACTTCTCACCTCTCGTAG
- a CDS encoding SLAC1 anion channel family protein, translating into MNSSVHASRLQNFPISWFSLIMGMTGFTIAWHRAESLFNITIKISPILLTTTLVIFVVLLALYITKIAKYPSQVKSELSHPIKLNFFPTISIGIILLSIAFLPYSNRASFILWCVGVVLHLGFTLYVLSAWLHQTHFEVTHINPAWFIPIVGNILVPIAGIEHASLELSWFFFSIGLIFWGVLLTIIFYRMFFHQPLPAKLLPTLFILIAPPAVGSMSWFQLVGEINAFGRILYYIALFLTLMLLTQTTRFIKLDFFLSWWAYSFPMAAITIASFLMFEQLQLPFFKVLSLSLLGLLTLLISMLTIKTFQAVRIRSICVED; encoded by the coding sequence ATGAATTCTAGCGTTCACGCTTCTCGACTACAAAACTTTCCAATCTCATGGTTTTCTCTTATTATGGGAATGACAGGATTTACTATTGCTTGGCACCGAGCAGAATCCTTGTTCAATATTACAATAAAAATTAGCCCAATTCTTCTTACCACCACTTTAGTCATTTTTGTTGTCTTGCTAGCACTTTATATTACTAAAATAGCAAAGTATCCAAGCCAGGTTAAATCTGAACTTTCTCACCCCATAAAGCTTAACTTTTTTCCAACTATATCTATTGGAATAATATTATTAAGCATTGCTTTTTTGCCATACAGCAACCGAGCTTCCTTCATTTTATGGTGTGTTGGTGTAGTACTTCATCTTGGTTTCACGCTGTATGTTCTATCAGCTTGGTTGCATCAGACCCATTTTGAAGTTACCCATATAAACCCAGCTTGGTTTATTCCTATCGTGGGAAACATTCTTGTACCTATTGCTGGCATAGAGCATGCATCACTTGAACTTTCATGGTTTTTCTTCAGCATCGGGCTTATTTTCTGGGGTGTACTTCTGACCATCATTTTCTATCGAATGTTCTTTCACCAGCCCTTGCCCGCCAAGCTGCTGCCTACGTTATTCATCCTAATTGCACCACCAGCGGTGGGATCCATGTCGTGGTTTCAACTGGTAGGGGAAATCAACGCATTTGGCCGTATCCTCTATTATATCGCTCTATTTCTTACCTTAATGCTACTAACTCAAACAACGCGATTTATAAAGCTTGATTTTTTCTTATCCTGGTGGGCTTATTCATTCCCAATGGCAGCTATTACCATTGCTAGTTTTTTGATGTTTGAACAGCTACAACTACCATTTTTTAAAGTGCTAAGTCTCAGTCTTTTGGGGTTATTAACACTTTTGATTAGCATGCTTACAATAAAGACTTTCCAAGCTGTACGTATACGGTCAATCTGTGTTGAAGATTAA
- a CDS encoding GGDEF domain-containing response regulator gives MQKLSIILVEDEPGDAGLIRYNLKFSGGEHDFHWVTSLEELDTHLRAMTAAPDVILLDLNLPDSSGLATVSRCKAMARETPIVVLTGHDDMDFSLQALEAGAQDYLIKNDIAAAALVRAIRYAMERHQLERRLQESEQLTMAAIEGGNLGIWEWNLKTDACYTSERLLNNLGFDADDETVPQTLAQWVVRAHPDDAASINLALERHVNGEEKRYQSEFRVKHKLGHWVWVFESGHLISWDAGGNPERVVGIQQDITSRKDMEEQLRNLAMHDPLTGLFNRRSFMEAMDSEYGRVKRSANYHTTILMLDIDYFKSVNDTYGHSAGDDILKAFAHTIADKLRENDVFGRLGGEEFAILLPDTGYDGGTHVAEKVRAVVEAMRVQSGEEVIGVTTSIGVALLSTDDKRPDGAIARADAALYRAKQSGRNRVEHDEGTTDAPTAPA, from the coding sequence ATGCAAAAGCTCTCCATCATCTTGGTTGAGGATGAGCCAGGCGACGCTGGCTTAATTCGCTATAACCTAAAGTTCAGCGGTGGGGAGCACGATTTCCACTGGGTCACTAGTCTCGAAGAACTCGACACGCATCTTAGAGCAATGACAGCTGCTCCTGACGTTATTCTCCTCGACTTGAATTTACCTGATTCAAGCGGGCTTGCTACTGTCTCACGCTGCAAGGCAATGGCTCGCGAGACCCCTATTGTGGTGTTAACTGGCCACGATGATATGGATTTCTCTCTTCAAGCCTTAGAGGCCGGCGCCCAAGACTATCTGATCAAAAACGACATAGCGGCAGCCGCCCTTGTACGTGCTATACGCTACGCAATGGAGCGACACCAGCTAGAACGGCGCTTACAAGAATCTGAACAGCTGACGATGGCCGCTATTGAAGGCGGCAACCTTGGCATTTGGGAGTGGAACTTAAAAACAGATGCCTGCTATACCAGCGAGCGACTGCTGAATAATCTTGGGTTCGATGCTGACGACGAAACCGTACCGCAAACGTTAGCGCAGTGGGTGGTACGCGCGCACCCTGATGATGCAGCCTCTATCAACCTAGCACTCGAACGCCATGTTAATGGAGAGGAGAAGCGTTACCAAAGCGAATTCCGTGTGAAACACAAGCTAGGACACTGGGTCTGGGTATTCGAATCTGGTCATTTGATTAGCTGGGATGCAGGAGGGAATCCGGAGCGTGTGGTCGGTATCCAGCAAGATATCACCTCACGTAAAGACATGGAGGAACAGCTGCGCAACCTGGCTATGCATGACCCACTAACAGGGCTTTTCAACCGACGTAGTTTCATGGAAGCCATGGACAGCGAATACGGCCGTGTCAAACGGAGTGCCAATTATCACACCACTATTTTAATGCTGGATATTGACTACTTTAAGTCCGTTAACGACACCTATGGCCATTCAGCAGGCGATGACATTCTCAAAGCCTTTGCCCATACAATCGCCGATAAGCTGCGTGAAAACGATGTATTCGGTCGTTTAGGTGGTGAAGAATTTGCTATTTTACTTCCCGATACGGGTTATGACGGCGGCACTCATGTAGCAGAAAAAGTACGCGCCGTCGTTGAAGCCATGCGCGTGCAGTCAGGGGAAGAAGTCATTGGTGTCACTACCAGCATTGGTGTCGCCCTGCTATCTACTGACGACAAGCGGCCTGATGGCGCCATCGCCCGTGCAGATGCGGCGCTTTATCGCGCCAAACAGAGCGGCCGCAATCGCGTTGAACATGATGAAGGTACAACTGACGCGCCAACAGCGCCGGCATAA
- a CDS encoding PAS domain-containing protein — protein MPLPARHCSLIRWLLAAALIFSQAVVAAPSTTLGVFAYRDVGTVREQFSPIIEAIQDALPHHQVRMQVLSLEALDDALKAGDIDFILTNPRHFLAVRQHYNVSGALATLQTYQGGHHLSSLAGVILSLAEDNIETLSALEGRVIGVPGKRFLGGFLAQAYEIHQQGYDPEQFANYQELGSHDAVMQALLNGEVDAGFVRSGILEDWIASGLLAQDTLTVVQAHDLNPGFPLAHSTRLYPEWAFAAMPHVSIDDIRHVSQALLSLEDAEPKESESIGFNPPQDYLPVELAARTLGVAPFATTQLSLWQQLNARFGDAIWLPVALTAAFVLLLALFIVLYIRKSRLFERFTALFYYSPSAKLLLHTDERGHFVIAESNYAAHTLFKAHSSDDLIGKDIVDLSPKTQPDGQLSTTRARELLTLACDERQQFIWEHTDLQGASVIVQATLIKFTNSKLLAALHQKPIFLVALHDITKQESARRTLEEERNALQNILWGTAAGTWEWNIQTGETRFNERWAEMVGYRLDELTPTTIDTWMAFCHPDDLKRSETLLTEHFEGKRDAYDFEARMRHRNGHWIWVQDRGRVITRNELGEPVWVAGTHSDITARKEAEARAKSAMDQTRKHAALLPGMLYQFWLHPDGRSAFPYASTGIEDIYGVSPEEVQEDASEVFNFIAPEDLPAVAHSISTSAAKLTMWRQTYRINHPGGHQIWVEGIATPERLEDSSTMWHGYLRDVTDEHTTQLQLEQYRESLERSNKELEHFAYAASHDLRQPLRMVTSYAQLLEHHLGGLDEDGEMMLHYMRDGAKRMDNMLLSLLDYSRVGRKGQPMQEMSLRNALDEALHFLTPDIKQANAAIEVTGDWPTVYASPDEMTRLFQNLISNALKYRLKENEAVKITIDSTALIDSQQWQISVTDNGIGIAPDQIDRLFKVFQRLHTREQYEGTGVGLAICRKIVERHGGQIWVESEGEGKGSRFTLTLPAHHTSEGKHDAV, from the coding sequence ATGCCTTTACCTGCTCGCCATTGTTCGCTGATAAGGTGGTTGTTGGCTGCAGCGTTAATATTTTCACAGGCTGTTGTCGCAGCCCCTTCAACAACGCTAGGTGTGTTTGCCTACCGTGATGTTGGGACAGTTCGCGAACAGTTCTCTCCCATTATAGAGGCAATACAGGACGCACTTCCCCACCATCAAGTGCGCATGCAAGTGTTATCACTTGAAGCGCTGGATGACGCGCTTAAAGCGGGCGACATAGACTTCATCCTCACTAATCCACGCCATTTCTTGGCCGTCCGCCAGCATTATAATGTCAGCGGCGCGTTGGCGACACTTCAGACATACCAGGGGGGGCACCACCTAAGCTCTCTCGCGGGAGTTATTCTATCTCTAGCGGAGGACAATATAGAAACGTTGTCTGCACTGGAGGGGCGTGTCATCGGCGTACCCGGCAAACGCTTTCTTGGGGGATTTCTCGCTCAAGCTTATGAGATCCATCAGCAGGGATATGATCCTGAGCAATTTGCTAACTATCAAGAATTAGGGTCTCACGACGCTGTTATGCAGGCACTTCTGAACGGCGAAGTTGACGCCGGCTTTGTGCGCAGCGGTATTTTGGAGGACTGGATAGCAAGCGGACTTTTAGCGCAAGATACGCTCACTGTCGTGCAAGCTCACGACTTGAATCCAGGCTTTCCACTTGCTCACTCCACCCGACTCTATCCAGAGTGGGCGTTTGCTGCTATGCCACATGTCTCCATAGACGATATCCGGCACGTCAGTCAGGCCCTGCTTAGCCTGGAAGATGCTGAGCCGAAGGAGAGCGAATCCATTGGGTTTAACCCACCCCAGGACTATTTACCAGTTGAGCTGGCAGCGCGTACGTTAGGTGTTGCCCCTTTCGCAACAACGCAACTATCTCTCTGGCAGCAGCTGAACGCTCGCTTTGGCGATGCTATCTGGCTACCGGTCGCTCTGACAGCAGCATTCGTGCTGTTGCTTGCACTTTTTATTGTGCTTTATATACGCAAGTCCCGCCTCTTTGAACGCTTTACCGCTCTTTTCTATTACTCACCCAGTGCCAAGCTACTTTTGCATACCGACGAGAGGGGACATTTTGTTATTGCAGAAAGTAATTATGCCGCACACACATTGTTTAAAGCACACAGCAGTGACGATTTAATTGGTAAGGACATTGTGGACCTTTCGCCCAAGACGCAGCCGGACGGGCAACTCTCCACCACTCGTGCGAGGGAATTACTGACGCTTGCGTGCGATGAACGTCAGCAGTTCATCTGGGAACATACGGATTTGCAAGGCGCCTCCGTTATTGTTCAAGCAACGTTAATTAAGTTTACAAACAGCAAATTACTAGCTGCGTTGCATCAAAAACCGATATTTTTAGTTGCTCTGCACGATATTACCAAACAGGAGAGCGCCCGTAGAACACTAGAAGAAGAGCGTAACGCACTGCAGAACATCCTTTGGGGCACTGCCGCTGGCACTTGGGAGTGGAATATCCAAACGGGTGAAACACGTTTCAACGAACGCTGGGCTGAAATGGTAGGGTATCGCCTAGATGAGCTAACACCCACCACTATTGATACGTGGATGGCCTTCTGTCACCCAGACGATCTCAAGCGTTCAGAGACACTATTAACTGAACATTTTGAAGGCAAGCGTGACGCTTACGATTTTGAAGCCCGCATGCGCCACCGTAACGGTCATTGGATCTGGGTTCAGGATCGCGGTCGCGTTATCACACGCAATGAACTCGGCGAGCCGGTATGGGTCGCTGGTACCCATAGCGATATCACTGCACGCAAAGAGGCCGAAGCAAGGGCCAAATCGGCTATGGATCAAACGCGTAAGCATGCGGCGCTGCTGCCTGGCATGTTATATCAGTTTTGGCTCCACCCAGATGGTCGCAGCGCCTTCCCTTACGCCAGCACAGGCATTGAAGATATCTACGGCGTCTCGCCTGAAGAGGTTCAAGAAGATGCTAGTGAGGTGTTCAATTTTATCGCCCCCGAAGACTTACCAGCAGTTGCTCATAGCATTTCTACCTCGGCCGCCAAGTTAACGATGTGGCGCCAAACATATCGCATCAACCATCCTGGCGGCCATCAAATCTGGGTCGAAGGCATCGCTACACCTGAACGGCTGGAAGATAGCAGCACCATGTGGCATGGGTACTTGCGTGATGTCACCGACGAGCACACAACGCAGTTGCAACTTGAACAGTATCGCGAATCGCTTGAGCGCTCCAATAAGGAGCTTGAGCATTTTGCGTACGCCGCATCGCATGACCTCCGTCAGCCATTACGCATGGTGACAAGCTACGCGCAACTGCTTGAACACCATCTTGGCGGGCTCGATGAAGATGGAGAGATGATGCTGCACTATATGCGCGATGGCGCAAAGCGAATGGACAACATGCTGCTATCACTGCTTGATTACTCTCGCGTTGGGCGCAAGGGACAACCAATGCAAGAGATGTCGTTGAGAAATGCCCTTGATGAAGCGCTGCACTTTTTGACTCCTGATATCAAGCAAGCCAATGCCGCAATCGAGGTGACAGGCGACTGGCCCACTGTTTATGCAAGTCCTGACGAGATGACACGGCTATTCCAAAATCTAATCAGCAACGCTCTGAAATACCGCTTAAAAGAGAATGAAGCCGTTAAAATCACTATCGATAGCACAGCATTAATCGATAGCCAGCAATGGCAAATCAGCGTAACGGATAATGGCATTGGCATCGCCCCGGATCAAATAGACCGCTTATTCAAGGTTTTTCAACGCCTACATACCCGAGAGCAGTACGAGGGCACTGGCGTGGGTTTAGCCATATGCCGCAAAATTGTTGAACGCCACGGCGGGCAAATTTGGGTGGAATCCGAAGGGGAAGGCAAAGGAAGTCGTTTCACGCTAACACTCCCAGCGCACCACACCTCAGAAGGAAAACATGATGCGGTGTAA
- a CDS encoding sensor histidine kinase encodes MPDFNAFFEHHSTPMWMLSVDRGEILAANRAAEEFYGFEPLKGMNINQINMLTPKQIEDELQRAAKTERNHLYFRHRLANNDIKVMGVYTSRFIVDGREVLISSLYDTSDFESSAERHYIERVEEQVDLQTQQIQASKQRTLWLAMGATLLQFCVIAILVIILHRLRRSQQDNRRLINELSFRNRELERLSHVMAHHFQEPSRRLVSFAQQLSQQLAQKQRHHLSQKSAHSVTEEDNKEMQMAVDFIESQAKKLKELVNDIQRYLSLDLQPKLETVEPDCLIDAVCHSTPELAELRRKGAIEIPQRLPSVSADARQLKMIFHALLQNAWLYRAPERNLKVRITARTMAGRVQFRVEDNGSGILPEYREQVMEIFTRLVPSSKQYPGTGMGLALVVRALRNIEGHIAIEEGISGGTAIIFDLPLAR; translated from the coding sequence ATGCCAGACTTTAACGCGTTTTTTGAGCATCACTCGACGCCTATGTGGATGCTGTCAGTCGATCGGGGAGAAATTTTGGCCGCTAACCGAGCCGCAGAGGAGTTTTATGGCTTCGAGCCGCTAAAAGGCATGAACATCAACCAAATCAATATGCTCACGCCAAAGCAAATAGAAGACGAGCTCCAACGCGCTGCCAAAACCGAGCGTAACCACTTGTACTTTCGACATAGGCTAGCCAATAACGACATCAAGGTAATGGGTGTCTACACCAGTCGCTTCATAGTGGATGGACGCGAGGTTCTCATCTCTTCGCTTTATGATACCAGCGACTTTGAAAGCTCTGCCGAAAGGCACTATATCGAACGTGTAGAAGAGCAAGTTGATCTGCAGACACAGCAGATTCAAGCTTCAAAGCAACGTACGCTTTGGCTAGCGATGGGGGCGACCCTCCTGCAATTTTGTGTCATTGCCATTCTGGTGATTATTTTGCATCGCTTACGTCGTTCTCAACAAGACAACCGTCGCTTAATCAACGAACTCTCCTTTCGTAATCGGGAGCTTGAGCGATTAAGTCACGTTATGGCACATCACTTCCAGGAACCTAGTCGGCGACTCGTCAGCTTCGCCCAGCAGTTATCTCAACAGCTCGCCCAAAAACAACGTCATCATCTGTCCCAAAAGAGTGCTCACTCGGTGACAGAGGAAGATAACAAAGAGATGCAAATGGCTGTTGACTTTATAGAGAGTCAGGCCAAAAAGCTGAAAGAGCTGGTGAATGATATTCAGCGCTACCTTAGTCTTGACCTCCAGCCGAAGCTGGAAACAGTGGAACCAGATTGCCTCATTGATGCGGTCTGCCACTCTACCCCTGAGCTTGCAGAGCTAAGGCGTAAGGGCGCAATAGAAATTCCTCAGCGACTGCCGTCAGTAAGTGCAGATGCGCGTCAGCTCAAAATGATTTTTCACGCGCTTTTACAGAACGCCTGGCTATATCGTGCTCCAGAGCGCAATTTAAAAGTTCGTATTACGGCACGCACGATGGCCGGTCGCGTTCAGTTTCGTGTTGAGGACAATGGTAGCGGGATTTTGCCTGAGTATCGTGAACAAGTAATGGAGATCTTCACGCGCTTGGTACCGAGCAGCAAACAGTATCCTGGTACTGGGATGGGGCTCGCCCTGGTAGTAAGAGCCCTACGCAATATCGAAGGGCATATCGCTATCGAAGAAGGTATCTCAGGCGGCACAGCAATTATTTTTGATCTACCACTAGCAAGGTGA
- a CDS encoding response regulator, with amino-acid sequence MEIKSDFTVLLVEDEAADVHLTKMAFKQSRLLVNVCDVGDGVEALAFLRREGNYHSAPWPDIILLDLNMPRMDGKTFLTHLKQDEKLKRIPVIVLTTSEAESDIVESYDLGCSGFVTKPMDLSQFLRAIQKVEDYWLTLVKRP; translated from the coding sequence TTGGAAATTAAAAGTGATTTTACCGTTCTTCTTGTTGAGGACGAGGCAGCCGATGTTCATTTAACGAAAATGGCCTTCAAGCAGAGTCGCCTACTGGTCAACGTATGCGATGTTGGTGACGGCGTTGAAGCGCTAGCTTTTCTTCGGCGTGAAGGAAATTACCATAGCGCCCCATGGCCAGATATTATTCTGCTTGATCTCAATATGCCACGGATGGACGGCAAAACTTTTCTTACTCACTTAAAGCAGGACGAAAAGCTAAAGCGCATTCCTGTGATAGTCCTTACCACCTCAGAGGCGGAGTCAGACATTGTGGAGTCTTACGATCTTGGTTGCTCTGGCTTCGTAACAAAGCCTATGGATCTTTCACAATTTCTGAGGGCCATTCAGAAAGTGGAAGATTATTGGCTGACGCTGGTTAAACGGCCTTAA
- a CDS encoding sulfurtransferase: MPSPLVPTQWLQDNLDNERLVLIDASMATVIGKDPIVYDRPMWIPGSRQIDLEGVLCDTGSSQTHAFPTEEQVTDEAQRLGITTDSLVVLYDNQGIYSAPRAWWIFRSMGVKHVFVLDGGLPQWLAEKRDVVSTIAENTATPSNFVANLDRSRVRDSAYVLHHLDDSRVTVIDARSRSRFLAQVPEPRPGVRSGHIPNSHNLPFTEVLEGNCFKPASELKAIFITLAPPLQSSSEPQLVFSCGSGITACIILLAAELAGYHQLSLYDGSWADWGRDESLPVA; this comes from the coding sequence ATGCCATCCCCCCTAGTGCCGACCCAATGGCTGCAAGACAACCTAGACAACGAACGGTTAGTGCTTATAGATGCGAGCATGGCGACTGTCATTGGTAAAGACCCGATCGTTTATGACCGCCCGATGTGGATACCGGGTAGCCGCCAGATCGATCTCGAAGGCGTGCTCTGTGACACCGGATCTTCTCAGACCCACGCCTTTCCAACAGAGGAGCAAGTTACTGATGAAGCTCAACGGTTGGGTATTACGACCGACAGCCTCGTCGTACTGTACGATAACCAAGGCATCTATTCGGCGCCTCGGGCCTGGTGGATTTTCCGGTCAATGGGCGTTAAACACGTTTTTGTTCTGGATGGAGGACTGCCACAGTGGCTAGCCGAAAAGCGGGACGTTGTTTCTACTATCGCTGAGAATACCGCCACACCTAGCAACTTCGTCGCCAACCTTGATCGCAGCCGGGTGCGAGACTCAGCGTACGTTTTGCACCATCTGGACGATAGCCGGGTAACCGTTATTGATGCCCGATCACGTTCACGCTTCTTGGCACAGGTGCCTGAACCCCGCCCTGGGGTGCGCAGTGGTCATATCCCCAACTCTCACAACCTGCCGTTTACAGAGGTGCTAGAGGGAAATTGTTTTAAACCTGCTAGCGAGCTGAAGGCCATCTTTATAACGCTTGCTCCGCCCCTCCAATCTAGCAGTGAACCCCAATTGGTATTTTCCTGTGGCTCGGGCATCACCGCCTGCATCATTTTGCTGGCTGCCGAACTGGCGGGATACCATCAGCTATCGCTGTACGACGGTTCTTGGGCCGACTGGGGACGCGATGAATCACTCCCAGTGGCTTAG
- a CDS encoding response regulator transcription factor, with translation MRMLLIEDHPALAEAVASALVKAGFAVDNAYSAKSALAMHQAASYDLVLLDLGLPDGNGLDLLPSLSANGQTPIVVLTARDQLSERLAGLDSGADDYIVKPVEMPELIARCRAILRRPGKRINKVLTYGLLAFDTSTRTATVGDIPLPLGQREIGVLEQLMRAQGQVLSREALEASVYSFDDEVGPNALEAAISRLRRALKPTDCELTIVTIRGVGWMLIKEQNQ, from the coding sequence ATGCGGATGCTGCTAATTGAAGACCACCCTGCTCTCGCTGAAGCCGTTGCCAGCGCTCTGGTGAAAGCTGGATTTGCTGTGGACAATGCGTATTCTGCAAAAAGCGCGCTGGCGATGCATCAAGCGGCTTCCTACGATCTAGTATTGCTGGATCTGGGTCTGCCAGATGGAAATGGCTTGGACCTGTTGCCTTCCCTTAGTGCTAATGGACAGACACCCATAGTTGTACTGACTGCACGTGACCAGCTCTCTGAGAGGCTGGCCGGGCTAGATAGCGGAGCTGACGACTACATTGTCAAACCTGTTGAAATGCCAGAACTTATTGCACGCTGCCGTGCCATCTTGCGACGGCCAGGCAAGCGCATCAATAAAGTCTTAACGTATGGCCTCCTGGCCTTTGACACCTCAACGCGAACAGCAACCGTTGGCGATATTCCTTTGCCTTTGGGCCAGCGTGAAATAGGCGTCCTGGAGCAGCTTATGCGAGCGCAGGGGCAGGTACTATCACGCGAAGCGCTGGAGGCTTCGGTGTACAGCTTTGATGATGAGGTTGGCCCCAACGCATTAGAAGCGGCCATATCGCGCCTTCGGCGAGCCCTCAAGCCAACAGACTGTGAACTAACGATTGTAACCATTCGTGGTGTCGGCTGGATGCTGATAAAAGAGCAAAACCAATGA